The proteins below come from a single Aegilops tauschii subsp. strangulata cultivar AL8/78 chromosome 6, Aet v6.0, whole genome shotgun sequence genomic window:
- the LOC109785645 gene encoding probable F-box protein At4g22030, translated as MAALQAQRLFLAQPSSFLPSTSAARPRPRPRRSGAATCRAALRVPSGIHTAQDRLSLKLDWIDVPASPSVDVDGGSVSVEKLRAIADAAADRAEMHDIIGRQRDNWNHLLLHSTNSLTLAASIMAALAPAAPGMVALKASAGVLLASAAVTMAAVNKIQPSQLAEEQRNARRLWRELERDVRAALAVGAPTTTTKDDVQEAMDRVLALDAAYPLPLLPGMLEKFPKAVEPARWWPRRRAAQPKRSRSLGRRGSASGNNGWTQDLEEEMRGILRVIKAKDEQEFLRVGKLVLNLNRGLAVAGPALAGTAALASVFIGSGEAGAWASGAAVFGGALAAAVNTVEHGGQMGMLFELLRNCAGFYRKIQEDIEANLGEPDLKRREGGEVFATKVALKLGRSLSDLKQFRKMASPSVRDEDIQEFAGKLF; from the coding sequence ATGGCGGCACTCCAGGCCCAGCGCCTCTTCTTGGCCCAGCCGTCTTCCTTTCTCCCTTCCACCTCCGCCGCGCGGCCGCGGCCACGGCCACGCCGGAGCGGCGCCGCGACCTGCCGCGCCGCCCTGCGCGTGCCCTCTGGCATTCACACGGCGCAGGACCGCCTCAGCCTCAAGCTCGACTGGATCGACGTTCCGGCCTCCCCGTCGGTGGACGttgacggcggctccgtatcCGTCGAGAAGCTCCGCGCCATCGCGGACGCGGCGGCGGACCGGGCCGAGATGCACGACATCATCGGCCGACAGCGCGACAACTGGAACCACCTGCTGCTCCACTCCACCAACTCCCTCACGCTCGCCGCCTCCATCATGGCCGCGCTCGCGCCCGCCGCGCCCGGCATGGTCGCGCTCAAGGCCTCCGCGGGGGTCCTCCTGGCCTCCGCCGCCGTCACCATGGCGGCCGTCAACAAGATCCAGCCCTCGCAGCTCGCCGAGGAGCAGCGCAACGCCAGGAGGCTGTGGAGGGAGCTGGAGCGCGACGTCCGCGCCGCGCTCGCGGTCGGCGCGCCTACGACCACGACCAAGGACGACGTGCAGGAGGCCATGGACCGGGTGCTCGCGCTCGACGCCGCCTACCCGCTGCCGCTGCTCCCCGGCATGCTCGAGAAGTTCCCCAAGGCCGTCGAGCCCGCGCGCTGGTGGCCGCGCCGTCGCGCCGCGCAGCCCAAGAGGTCAAGGAGCCTCGGCCGTCGTGGCTCCGCTTCCGGCAACAACGGCTGGACCCAGGATCTCGAGGAGGAGATGCGGGGCATCCTGAGGGTCATCAAGGccaaggacgagcaggagttcCTGAGAGTGGGCAAGCTGGTGCTGAACCTAAACAGGGGCCTCGCCGTAGCCGGCCCGGCGCTGGCCGGCACGGCGGCGCTCGCCTCGGTGTTCATCGGGTCCGGCGAGGCCGGAGCGTGGGCGTCCGGCGCGGCCGTCTTCGGCGGGGCGCTGGCAGCGGCGGTGAACACGGTGGAGCACGGCGGGCAGATGGGCATGCTGTTCGAGCTGCTCCGCAACTGCGCCGGGTTCTACCGCAAGATCCAGGAGGACATCGAGGCCAACCTCGGCGAGCCCGACCTCAAGCGGAGGGAGGGCGGCGAGGTGTTCGCGACCAAGGTGGCGCTGAAGCTCGGCCGGAGCCTGTCGGACCTCAAGCAGTTCAGGAAGATGGCGTCGCCGTCCGTCAGAGACGAGGACATCCAGGAATTTGCCGGCAAACTCTTTTGA